In Tenacibaculum sp. 190524A02b, the genomic stretch AGCTCTGGCTTTTAATCTAGCCTGTCTTTTTTCTTCTATTTCTTTAACCTTTGCAGCTCTTGCGTCTAATTTTTTCTTTTTTAAGGCTGCCTTTTTTTCTTGTAATAATTTTTGTTTTTCGCTTACTTCACCATTTTTTAATAATGCCTTTTTAGCTGCTATTTTATCTTTTTTAGCCTGTTGTTTTTGATCAATATTAATCATTTTAACAACTAAATCACTAATGTCATGTTTCTTATTTGAATAAAGCATAACTAAATCACCAGACTTGTCAAATACAAAATCATATTTTTTTCTTTTAGCTATGGTTTGTACAGAATTGAAAACTTGATCTTGAACTGGTTTAATCAACTGTTTTCTTAAATTATACATATCACCTCTAGGACCAAAATATAAAGATTCAAGTCTTCTTAATGATTCTTGCTTTATGTTAATGTCTTCCTCTCTTTCTTCTATTAAGTCTTTGGTTAAAATTGCCTTTTCGTTTGATAAGTCAGTTTTTAAAACCTCTATACTTCTAGCTTCTTTATCTAGTTCTGCTTTCCATTTCTCAACTTTGGCATTTAAGGAATTTTGGGCTTCAATATATTCAGGAATATTTTGAAGTATGTATTCCATATCTATATATGCAATACGCTGACCTTTTTGTGCAAAAGTAATAGTTGCTAAAAATAAAAGAACGATCGATAAAATGTTTTTCTTCATCTTGTTATAATGTGTTTAGAAAAAACCGTGCCAAAAAACCAGACACATTACAAATGTAAGGTTTTAGAACTGTCTTCCAATAATAAAATGTGTTTGCCAACCAGATTTTGTTGGGTTTATACTATTTTCCAGACCAGGTAAAGGATCAAACCCATGAGCAAAATCAATACCTAATAGTCCAAAAGCAGGCATAAATATACGAATACCTAATCCAGCCGAGCGCTTTAATCTAAACGGATTAAAATCGCTAAAATTGTCATATGAATTACCTGCTTCTAAGAATCCTAATGTATAAATTGAAGCAGATGGTTTGTCTGTTATAGAATAACGTAACTCTAATTGGAATTTATTGTAAATAGAACCTCCATCTAAAGAAGAAATACGGTTATTTTCATAACCTCTTAAGCCAATAACTTCTCTACCATCTAACTGACCTTGTGCAATTCCATCACCACCAACAAAATATCTTTCAACAGGTGTTAATCCTAATTCTTTATTATAAGTTCCTAAATAGCCAATTTCAAAGTTAGACATTAATACAAGCTTTTTAGCTAATTGAGAATACCACTTTCCTTTGGCAGATAATTTATAATATTCTAACCATTTATATTTATCAGCAAAATAAGCTTGCTGTTCAGGAGAACCTTGAATAAAATTATTTGAGTTTTCAAATGTTCTACCGCTTATTAAAGAATATGGTAAAGTAGCTTTTGCTCTAATTGTAAATTCAGATCCATAGGTAGGAAACACTAAACTAGGACCAGAAGAGTTTCTAGTAAGTGCTACACTATATGCTAAATTGTTAAGATCACCATCACGTAAAACTGCATTTGAAGAACCTACTCGATATCCATAGTTTTGAAGAGCAATTCTTTGATAGCTGATAGATTGAGAAAGTTGGAAGTAATCATCAGGCCAATTTAAACGTTTTCCTAACCCTATAGAAGCACCTATAATACTTAAACTCTCATCTCTATTAACAGTATTAGATCTAAAGTCAAACCTGTATTGATTAGATAAATATACCGAGAAAGACAATGATTGTGGAGTTTTTCCTCCTAACCATGGTTCAGTAAAAGAAAAGCTATACGTGTTAAATGT encodes the following:
- a CDS encoding OmpH family outer membrane protein, translated to MKKNILSIVLLFLATITFAQKGQRIAYIDMEYILQNIPEYIEAQNSLNAKVEKWKAELDKEARSIEVLKTDLSNEKAILTKDLIEEREEDINIKQESLRRLESLYFGPRGDMYNLRKQLIKPVQDQVFNSVQTIAKRKKYDFVFDKSGDLVMLYSNKKHDISDLVVKMINIDQKQQAKKDKIAAKKALLKNGEVSEKQKLLQEKKAALKKKKLDARAAKVKEIEEKRQARLKARAKKRKLLQEKRDALRKAQEEKKKLEQQNKESK